The DNA region AAGAAGGCATGAAAGGAGCAATAAAAAAAGTTGAAGAAATAATTAGTTTAGACCCAGATAAGTATTTTGTACCTATGCAATTTGAAAATTCCGCCAACCCTCTAATTCATAAAAAAACTACGGCAGAAGAAATATGGCAAGATACCGAAGGAAAAGTAGACATTGTGGTGTGTGGAGTAGGTACTGGAGGAACTATAACAGGAATAGGGGAAGTTTTAAAACAAAGAAAAAAAGAAATAAAAATTGTTGCAGTGGAGCCTGAAAAATCTGCAGTCCTCTCAGGAAAAACTCCATCTCCCCACAAAATTCAAGGAATTGGAGCTGGATTCATTCCAAAAGTTCTAAATACTAGTATCATTGATGAGATAGTTACAGTTAGTGAAGAGGATGCAATGAATACCGCTAAAAAACTTATGAAAGAAGAAGGAATACTTTGTGGAATATCCTCAGGAGCAGCATGCTTTGCAGCTTTAAAAGTAGCAAAAAGGGAAGAAAACAAAGGAAAAACTGTTGTTGTAATTCTTCCAGATACGGGAGAAAGATATATTTCTACAGAACTTTTCGACGAATATAGATATTAATAAGTAAAAGAACTTCCTCCTATAAATTCCCTCAGTATGGAAGTCATAGGAACCTCAGTGGGAGACAAAGGTAAAAAGTGGGAAAGAATATCAAGAATCCTTTTTGCTTCAGGATATTCAGGATAATATGGGGGAATTGCTTTCAGCATTGGTTCCGCAAAGGTCTTAAGAATAGGAAACTCGTAAACTAAAGCGGAATTAAACATAACATCTGCCCTCTCTTGGGTTGGAAATATATAAAGATCCTCTGCCCTTCTCACCGAGGGCCATTGCCTTATAGAATCTATAACCCCATAGCCTCTAAAAATGCTATCTCTTACCATTCTCCTTATTAATCTTGAATCAGTGGTAGGGACCCTATTTTGATTATCTATATTTAAATGAGTTAGCGCACTCACAAAAACATGATATTTCATATATCCAGGAACCAGATTAGTCATATCAGGATTTAATGCATGAATCCCTTCCATAACAATAATACTCCTATCTTCAAGTTTTACAAACCTTCCTGACTTTTCTCTTCTCTTTTTTTGAAAGTTATACTTAGGAAGCTCCACTTCTCCGCCATTCATAATAGTATTTAAATGTTCATTTAAAAGAGCAATATCTACAGCATTAGGATTATCAAAGTCATAATTCCCAAACTCATCTCTGGAAATACGCTCAGGAGGTAAGAAGTAGTCATCCATCTCAATAACAATAGGCTTTAAACCATTTACTTTAAGCTGAATCTGAAGTCTCTTACTAAAAGTAGTCTTACCTGCAGAGGATGGACCAGCAATCAATACAAGCTTCAAATCAGGAAGTTTTGAACAGATTTCGTCAGCTATTTGAGCTATTTTCTTTTCGTGAAGAGCCTCTGCAACCTTTATCACCTCAGAGATTTCACCCTTTTCAATAGCCTCATTAAGAGAAGATACATCTACGAGTCCTAAGATCTCAAGCCAGTTTTTATATTCATAAAAGGCTTGAAAGAGTTTTACTATCTCTCTAAACTCACTTAATTTCTGAATATCTTTATCATCAGGAAGGATTAATATAAAACCTGGTTGATAAAGTTTTAAGTCAAAGGTTTTTAAAAAGGAGGTTGAGGGAACAAGAGGCAAAAAGGAATATTCATAGTGATCATCAATATAATAGAGAGGAATCTCCTTAAAAGGTATGTATTTAATTAATCTAATTTTATCCTCTTCATTTCTTTCTTCAAATATCTTTAATGCTTCCTCTTTACTTACCAACTTCTTCTGTATAGGTATATTCTGCTCCACAATTTCCATCATTCTTTCCTTTATTCTCTCTATATCTTCCGCCTTTGGTGCATAATTTCTAAATCTACCATATAGACTTTTGTGATAGGAGTGCTCTACTAAAACTCTCTGATCTGGCATCACAAGAGAAACAGCAAAGTTAAGAAGAAATATATAACTCCTTTCCAATATTCTCCTTCCAATATTAGACCTACTTCCAATAATATCAAGTTTTGTATCGTCCTCCACTATATAATTTAAAGTTTCAATATTCCCATCTACTTTTACTGCCACAGGAATTTCCCCGGGATTTAAAAGTTTATCCACAATTTCAGAATAGGCATTTAATACTTCTATCAGAGACTTTGGTTTTTCTATTTCTGTTCTTATGGCACCTCTAAACTCAATATTTATCATTTTTGAAGCCCTCCAAATTGCGTTTGTGAATATTTGATTTTAATTTTATAATAAGTTATCATTAATTTAAAGAAAGGAGTTGAAAATTATGAAAAAACTCTTAATTCTCCTAATTTCTCTAATTGTAATACTTAGCCTTTCTTATGCCAAAAGTTCAGAACTCAAACTAATAGGAATAGCAATAGCAGAAAACATTGGGGAAGATGAGTATGGATTAACTACTATTGACGGATTATTTAGCATAATACACTTTGAGGATCTTCCTGCCACTGACACTTTCCCTGTATATTCAAGATGGATGGGATATGGAAAACATCATATTGAAATAAGTATAGTAACACCCACAAAAGACAAAGTTTTGGCATCTACTGAAGACAATTTTGAACTTAAAAATAACAATGAAGTAATATATTCCTTTGGATATCTAAAAGATGTAGCTTTTGAAGATTCTGGTGTTTACTGGATACAAGCAAGGGCGAACGGAAAGGTTATAAAAGAAATACCAGTTTTCATCTTAAAAGGAGAGGAAGATTTAAATCCTGAGGATTTTGATGCAAATCCTATTCCTATTTTTTCACTACCTTGTATAGAAGTTTATGAAAATGATCATGGGCTAACCTCTCTTTCTGGAGTTTTTGAGTACTACACTACTTCTGAACTTCCTTTTGAGGATACTTTTATCATCGCCAACGGATTTTTATCAGGTGAGGGTAATTTTACTCAAAGATTTGAGATCCTTTCTCCAAGTGGCAAATTAATATACTCCTCAGAGCCTCAAGAGTTTGAAACCAACATAGGCTCCATAGTTACAGTAACAGATAATGTGGAAAAATTAAAATTTGAAGAAGAAGGAGATTATATAGTAAAAGTTTATCTTAATGATAAAGAAGTTTTGTCCCACGTCATAAAAGTTGTTTTAGAAAAATAAATTAAAGATTTAACAAATAGAGGAGCAAGGGGCAACTTTCCCCTTACTCCTCTATTTTTGCTAAAATATCTGCCTTACTTAGAATTAAATAGTCTTCTCCATCTATTTTTATCTCTGTTCCAGAATATTTTGCAAAAATTATCTTATCACCCTTTTTTACTTTAATAGTCTCATCATCACCCACTTCTATTACCTCTGCAATTTGAG from Dictyoglomus turgidum DSM 6724 includes:
- the cysK gene encoding cysteine synthase A, which translates into the protein MRVANSVIELIGNTPLVKLNKITEGCFAEVLAKLESFNPGGSVKDRIALSMIEEAEKMGKLNKDKIIIEPTSGNTGIGLAMIGAIKGYKVILVMPESMSMERRALLRAFGAELILTPKEEGMKGAIKKVEEIISLDPDKYFVPMQFENSANPLIHKKTTAEEIWQDTEGKVDIVVCGVGTGGTITGIGEVLKQRKKEIKIVAVEPEKSAVLSGKTPSPHKIQGIGAGFIPKVLNTSIIDEIVTVSEEDAMNTAKKLMKEEGILCGISSGAACFAALKVAKREENKGKTVVVILPDTGERYISTELFDEYRY
- a CDS encoding nucleoside kinase; its protein translation is MINIEFRGAIRTEIEKPKSLIEVLNAYSEIVDKLLNPGEIPVAVKVDGNIETLNYIVEDDTKLDIIGSRSNIGRRILERSYIFLLNFAVSLVMPDQRVLVEHSYHKSLYGRFRNYAPKAEDIERIKERMMEIVEQNIPIQKKLVSKEEALKIFEERNEEDKIRLIKYIPFKEIPLYYIDDHYEYSFLPLVPSTSFLKTFDLKLYQPGFILILPDDKDIQKLSEFREIVKLFQAFYEYKNWLEILGLVDVSSLNEAIEKGEISEVIKVAEALHEKKIAQIADEICSKLPDLKLVLIAGPSSAGKTTFSKRLQIQLKVNGLKPIVIEMDDYFLPPERISRDEFGNYDFDNPNAVDIALLNEHLNTIMNGGEVELPKYNFQKKRREKSGRFVKLEDRSIIVMEGIHALNPDMTNLVPGYMKYHVFVSALTHLNIDNQNRVPTTDSRLIRRMVRDSIFRGYGVIDSIRQWPSVRRAEDLYIFPTQERADVMFNSALVYEFPILKTFAEPMLKAIPPYYPEYPEAKRILDILSHFLPLSPTEVPMTSILREFIGGSSFTY
- a CDS encoding DUF6941 family protein, with product MKKLLILLISLIVILSLSYAKSSELKLIGIAIAENIGEDEYGLTTIDGLFSIIHFEDLPATDTFPVYSRWMGYGKHHIEISIVTPTKDKVLASTEDNFELKNNNEVIYSFGYLKDVAFEDSGVYWIQARANGKVIKEIPVFILKGEEDLNPEDFDANPIPIFSLPCIEVYENDHGLTSLSGVFEYYTTSELPFEDTFIIANGFLSGEGNFTQRFEILSPSGKLIYSSEPQEFETNIGSIVTVTDNVEKLKFEEEGDYIVKVYLNDKEVLSHVIKVVLEK
- a CDS encoding co-chaperone GroES, which translates into the protein MKKVLPLEDRVLVKIVKEEEKTPSGIILPDVAKEKPQIAEVIEVGDDETIKVKKGDKIIFAKYSGTEIKIDGEDYLILSKADILAKIEE